The Tolypothrix sp. NIES-4075 genomic interval GAGTCTGCTTCAGGTAATTTGGCATCTGGTAAGCTGGTATTCGTATTAATAAGCCTACCCTCCTAAAGAAGTTCAGTAATTTTAAAGATTTGAAGTTGGTTTCGATTCTACAGTAAAGATTTGATTTGTCTACATTTTTGCGCTAGGTAAACCCATTGATTTAGTGAGAATTGGCGACCCAAAGCAATCTGGAGTAAGCCTTTTAAGCATTTGTAAAATAAGTGCGCTCCTAGTATTGCATAGTATAGCGGGAGTGGGGAATGGGGAATGGGGGAGAAATATCAAAGATACTCGTATCCTAGGCATCGCGCAAGCTTGGCAATTCCTGATTTGACGGCAAGGGCGTTGACAAAAGCTAGAAAATGAGTAACAATACAGAATGGTGATTAAATAATGCCAGCGGAACTGGCGGAATTGGCAGACGCGCTAGATTCAGGTTCTAGTGCCGCAAGGCTTCCGGGTTCAAGTCCCGGGTTCCGCATATCAGTTATGAGTTAGGAGTTAAATTTGTTTTCTTTAAATTGCTAACTTATCACTCATAACTCATAATTTTTAATGTTAACCAGTTTACAGAATTCTTTAGTAAAGCAAATCCGCAAATTACACTCAAGGAAGGAGCGTCACAACCAAGAGTTGTTTTTACTGGAAGGTACGCATTTGCTGGAATCCGCTTGTGCGGTGAATTATAAGCTCGAAGTTGTGTGTTGTACGCTACAATGGCAAGCGGCTCATTCTGGACTTTGGGAGCAAGCTTGTAGCCGATGCGATCGCTTTGAAATTGTCAGTGAAGAAGTAATGAAAGCGATCGCGACGACAGTACAACCGGATGGTGTTATCGCTACCGCCAAACGAGGCTCGGCAATGCAAGTTCCGTTTACTGGGTTGCTGCTAGCTTTGGAAACTGTGCAAGATCCGGGCAATTTGGGGACGATGATTCGGACTGCGGCAGCGGCTTCTGCATCGGGGCTGTGGCTAAGTGCTGATAGTGTAGATTTAGATAACCCCAAAGTGTTGCGTGCTAGTGCTGGGCAGTGGTTTCGCTTACCGATGGCGGTAAGTGCTTCTTTAAAAGATACAATAAATGAAGCCAAGCAAGCAGGAATGCAGATTGTGGCAACTTTGCCAAGTGCAACTTTAACTTATTGGCAAGTAGATTGGCGAAAACCAAGTTTAATTTTATTGGGTAATGAAGGTGCGGGTTTGTCGGCTTCTTTAGCGGCAATGGCAGATGTAGAAGTGAGAATACCTCTCAATCCAGGGGTAGAATCTTTGAATGTGGCGATCGCCGCAGCTTTAATGTTGTACGAGGCTCAACGGCAGGTTAGGAGTTAAGAATTATAAACTCGTAACTTTTATTTAATTTTTTTTTCCAGATATTGTTCAATATCAGCAACGGCATCTTCCAAAGCTTCTAAATCAATTTCTGCTTTTATTTCAATTAGTTCAGCATCACTGGTTTTAACAGTATCGGTTTTTGGCGTTTCTTCCTCTTCAGTCAGACTCTCTTGTAAGATATCCTCCAACTGATTGAGGGATTGAAGAAACTCTTTAGCGGCAGCGCGGCGTTGTTGCTGATTTTGCTCCATAATTTTGATTTGAGAATCGTGATTGCAGTTTCTAATTATGGTTATCTGTACCAAAACTAATTTATTCTGTATCAAATTTACACATTAAAAGGCTTGATGGCAAAATCAGCTAGTATCAGGGTAAAACTAAAACTTTGCTGTTGTTCATAAAAGTATTGCTATCTAGGAAGTCATTCGGTGTAATTTTCTACTAGCAACGCACTAGGAATTGGTCGCGGGCGCATTGTTTTGGCTTCTACCCATACCCAGAGTGCCTCAGCCGTAACTAATAATTCGTCTTGGTTTTGTTTGCGA includes:
- a CDS encoding TrmH family RNA methyltransferase, with amino-acid sequence MLTSLQNSLVKQIRKLHSRKERHNQELFLLEGTHLLESACAVNYKLEVVCCTLQWQAAHSGLWEQACSRCDRFEIVSEEVMKAIATTVQPDGVIATAKRGSAMQVPFTGLLLALETVQDPGNLGTMIRTAAAASASGLWLSADSVDLDNPKVLRASAGQWFRLPMAVSASLKDTINEAKQAGMQIVATLPSATLTYWQVDWRKPSLILLGNEGAGLSASLAAMADVEVRIPLNPGVESLNVAIAAALMLYEAQRQVRS